One window from the genome of Osmerus mordax isolate fOsmMor3 chromosome 19, fOsmMor3.pri, whole genome shotgun sequence encodes:
- the LOC136963499 gene encoding uncharacterized protein, with amino-acid sequence MLTTYKRIKDRGRATGEGTQTWEYYTQMDDLFGTSGIGTAPPGTVFSTPLGLENTPIHTTPTISQPPQANPAGEGVSSRPRGVEHPSTSISRQRPGHSFVDTYEAHVERRTAVLESLVRPYLERWRRLKERCRHTFEKKLLASLGNIGEQLQEIGRQQGQIIELLKKTISIKLSYFRSLCC; translated from the exons ATGCTCACCACCTACAAAAGAATAAAGGACAGAGGCCGTGCAACTGGGGAGGGGACACAAACCTGGGAGTATTATACA CAAATGGATGACTTATTTGGGACCTCTGGGATCGGTACTGCACCACCAGGCACTGTTTTTTCCACTCCTCTGGGTCTGGAAaatacacccatacacaccacaccaacAATCTCACAGCCACCACAAGCGAACCCAGCAGGTGAGGGTGTGTCTTCCAGACCCAGAGGAGTGGAGCACCCTAGCACCAGCATCAGCAGGCAAAGACCCGGACATTCCTTCGTCGACACTTATGAGGCACatgtggagaggaggactgCTGTGCTGGAGTCCCTGGTCAGGCCGTACCTGGAGAGATGGCGGCGTCTAAAGGAGAGGTGCAGGCATACCTTTGAAAAGAAGCTCTTGGCCAGCCTTGGAAATATAGGGGAGCAACTCCAAGAAATAGGTCGACAACAAGGGCAGATAATCGAGCTACTGAAAAAAACGATCTCAATAAAGCTTTCATATTTCAGATCTCTGTGTTGCTAA
- the nrgna gene encoding neurogranin (protein kinase C substrate, RC3) a produces MDCRNDGCPRPHEEDIMDIPLDDPEANKAAAKIQASFRGHMTRKKMKDEKPREEKRREQK; encoded by the exons ATGGATTGCCGAAAC GATGGGTGTCCCAGACCCCATGAGGAAGACATCATGGACATACCCCTGGACGACCCTGAAGCCAACAAGGCAGCCGCCAAGATCCAGGCCAGCTTTCGTGGTCACATGACCCGCAAGAAAATGAAGGATGAAAAACCCAGGGAGGAG AAGCGACGGGAGCAGAagtag